In Streptomyces seoulensis, the following are encoded in one genomic region:
- a CDS encoding amino acid ABC transporter ATP-binding protein, whose amino-acid sequence MNDVMVDVRGVHKSFGPLEVLRGVDLTVRTGEVTVILGPSGSGKSTLLRTINHLEKVDSGWISIDGELIGYRRAGNKLHELKERDVLKQRTHIGFVFQNFNLFPHLTVLDNLLEAPVSALRRPRKEAEATARRLLDRVGLADKAGAYPRQLSGGQQQRVAIARALALEPKVLLFDEPTSALDPELVGEVLDVIKDLARTGTTMIVVTHEIGFAREVADTVVFMDDGTVVEQGPPAAVLDEPQRERTRAFLAKVL is encoded by the coding sequence ATGAACGACGTCATGGTGGACGTGCGCGGCGTCCACAAGAGCTTCGGCCCGCTGGAAGTCCTGCGCGGCGTCGACCTGACCGTACGGACGGGCGAGGTCACCGTGATCCTCGGCCCCTCCGGCTCCGGCAAATCCACGCTGCTGCGGACCATCAACCATCTGGAGAAGGTCGACAGCGGCTGGATCAGCATCGACGGCGAACTCATCGGCTACCGCCGCGCCGGCAACAAGCTGCACGAACTCAAGGAACGCGACGTCCTCAAGCAGCGCACCCACATCGGCTTCGTGTTCCAGAACTTCAACCTGTTCCCGCACCTCACCGTGCTGGACAACCTCCTCGAAGCCCCCGTCTCCGCACTGCGCCGCCCGAGGAAGGAGGCCGAGGCGACCGCGCGCCGCCTGCTGGACCGGGTCGGCCTCGCCGACAAGGCAGGCGCCTACCCGCGCCAGCTCTCCGGCGGCCAGCAGCAGCGCGTCGCCATCGCCCGCGCGCTCGCCCTGGAGCCCAAGGTGCTCCTGTTCGACGAGCCCACCTCCGCGCTCGACCCCGAGCTGGTCGGCGAGGTCCTGGACGTCATCAAGGACCTGGCCCGCACCGGCACCACCATGATCGTCGTCACCCACGAGATCGGCTTCGCCCGCGAGGTCGCCGACACCGTGGTCTTCATGGACGACGGCACGGTGGTCGAACAGGGGCCGCCCGCAGCCGTGTTGGACGAGCCCCAGCGCGAACGCACCCGCGCCTTCCTCGCCAAGGTCCTCTGA
- a CDS encoding LLM class flavin-dependent oxidoreductase yields the protein MTRELHLSVALGSAGPRSAAHWTGLVQLAELGALDFVTLDDSLDPADGDGRLDAVAVLAYAAARTSRIGLIPTVTTTHTEPFHTSSALATLDFVSEGRAGWLVDVSTTGEAARAVGRRDPAPAPELWAEAADAAEVAARLWDSWEDDAEIRDAGTGRFIDRDKLHYIDFEGPRFSVRGPSIVPRPPQGRPPIAVVLDAQGRDGRWELAARHAEIVLLDAAGPAAAREARTELLKRAGRNDLRVLIRVTESPDRLPELLADWHAEAGTDGFHLVTTDPTEELPAVIHDVVPALRARGLFRATHSGRTLRDHLGLIRPDSRYAVRTETAL from the coding sequence ATGACCCGCGAACTCCATCTCTCCGTCGCCCTCGGCAGCGCCGGGCCCCGGTCCGCCGCCCACTGGACCGGCCTGGTCCAGCTCGCCGAACTCGGCGCCCTCGACTTCGTCACCCTCGACGACTCCCTGGACCCCGCCGACGGCGACGGCCGCCTCGACGCCGTCGCCGTACTGGCCTACGCCGCCGCCCGGACCAGCCGCATCGGCCTGATCCCCACGGTCACCACCACCCATACCGAGCCCTTCCACACCTCCAGCGCCCTCGCCACCCTGGACTTCGTCAGCGAGGGCCGGGCGGGCTGGCTGGTCGACGTCTCCACCACCGGGGAAGCGGCCCGCGCCGTCGGCCGCCGCGACCCCGCCCCCGCCCCCGAGCTGTGGGCGGAGGCGGCCGACGCCGCCGAGGTCGCCGCCCGGCTCTGGGACAGCTGGGAGGACGACGCCGAGATCCGGGACGCGGGGACCGGCCGCTTCATCGACCGGGACAAGCTGCACTACATCGACTTCGAGGGGCCGCGCTTCTCGGTCCGGGGACCGTCGATCGTGCCCCGGCCACCGCAGGGGCGGCCACCCATCGCCGTCGTACTCGACGCACAAGGGCGCGACGGCCGCTGGGAGTTGGCCGCCCGCCACGCCGAGATCGTCCTGCTGGACGCCGCCGGCCCGGCCGCCGCCCGCGAGGCCCGCACCGAACTGCTGAAGCGTGCCGGCCGGAATGACCTGCGAGTGCTGATACGGGTCACCGAAAGCCCGGACAGGCTGCCGGAGTTGCTCGCCGACTGGCACGCCGAGGCCGGTACGGACGGCTTCCACCTCGTCACCACCGACCCCACGGAGGAACTGCCCGCCGTGATCCACGACGTCGTACCCGCCCTGCGCGCCCGCGGGCTGTTCCGCGCCACCCACTCCGGCCGCACCCTGCGCGACCATCTCGGCCTGATTCGCCCCGACAGCCGCTACGCCGTACGGACGGAGACCGCGCTGTGA
- a CDS encoding amino acid ABC transporter permease, giving the protein MTTAAPDTAPAAPRVPPAAADPAALKVVPARHPARWAGAAAVLVLVAQFAHGLATNPVWEWRVFGDYVLSETIVQAVWVTLQLTAYATVLGFLLGTVLAFMRLSHSPVLQTVAWTYIWVFRSIPMIVQLVFWFNLSALYERLGVGVPFGPVFWSVDSDSLIGTIGAAVIGLTLHQAAYAAEIVRGGVLSVDSGQREAAAALGLPRLRQIRRIVLPQAMRAVLPTAGNEIIGLLKGTSVVYVMAIGELFYQVQVVYGRNGRVIPLLLVATAWYVLLTSLLSVAQYHVERRYARGADRTPPPTPLQRARRFLRDLRAAAARREAPVTALHLGGESR; this is encoded by the coding sequence ATGACCACCGCCGCCCCCGACACCGCCCCGGCCGCGCCCCGCGTGCCGCCCGCCGCCGCTGACCCGGCCGCCCTCAAGGTCGTCCCCGCCCGGCACCCCGCACGCTGGGCCGGCGCCGCCGCCGTCCTCGTGCTGGTCGCCCAGTTCGCCCACGGGCTCGCCACCAACCCGGTATGGGAATGGCGGGTGTTCGGCGACTACGTGCTGTCCGAGACGATCGTCCAGGCCGTCTGGGTCACCCTCCAGCTCACCGCCTACGCGACCGTACTGGGCTTCCTCCTCGGCACGGTGCTCGCCTTCATGCGGCTCTCGCACAGCCCGGTGCTGCAAACTGTCGCCTGGACCTACATCTGGGTGTTCCGGTCCATCCCGATGATCGTGCAGCTCGTGTTCTGGTTCAATCTGAGCGCCCTGTACGAACGCCTCGGCGTCGGCGTCCCGTTCGGGCCCGTCTTCTGGTCCGTCGACAGCGACAGCCTGATCGGCACCATCGGCGCCGCCGTCATCGGCCTCACCCTGCACCAGGCCGCCTACGCCGCCGAGATCGTCCGGGGCGGAGTCCTCTCCGTCGACTCCGGACAGCGCGAGGCCGCCGCCGCGCTCGGCCTGCCCCGGCTGCGGCAGATCCGCCGGATCGTGCTGCCCCAGGCCATGCGCGCCGTCCTGCCCACCGCGGGCAACGAGATCATCGGCCTCCTCAAGGGCACCTCGGTGGTCTACGTGATGGCGATCGGCGAGCTGTTCTACCAGGTCCAGGTCGTCTACGGCCGCAACGGCCGGGTCATCCCGCTGCTGCTCGTCGCCACCGCCTGGTACGTCCTGCTGACCTCACTGCTGTCGGTCGCCCAGTACCACGTGGAGCGCCGCTACGCCCGGGGCGCCGACCGCACCCCGCCGCCCACCCCGCTCCAGCGGGCCCGCCGTTTCCTGCGCGACCTGCGCGCGGCCGCCGCCCGGCGCGAGGCACCCGTCACCGCACTTCACCTCGGGGGAGAGAGCCGATGA
- a CDS encoding FAD/NAD(P)-binding protein, with protein sequence MSTRTLVIVGAGPRATGLLERIGANAPELWSGAHELRVHLVDPHPPGPGRVWRDEQSSLLRMNSMAEDVTMFTDESSTVDGPVRPGPSLAEWAAQFAAPDAPRFAPYAEPADPEVLAELRTLVPAGFPTRRAQSAYLDWVFRRALADLPPTVTVEWHRTTATSVTGPADGPQEVRLAGRSTPLRADLVILTQGHLDSTPAPAHRVHTDFARRHGRFHLPPAFSADADLSGLRPGEDVVLRGFGLAFVDLTVLLTEGRGGAYRTEPDGTLTYLPSGREPVLHVGSRRGVPYHAKTGYQLQGPRPPLPRYFGPEAVDALTAGGEPLDLRRDVWPLMAKEIGFGHYHELFHAHPERTAMPWPEFLAAYDQFGWYSAQLAGLVATAVPEPADRLDFETLDRPLDGLVFDTPDAFQEHLRAYFREDLARREDPEHSADLGAFLALLSLYGQLPGLVASGRLTARSLADGLDGWWQGFFNFLASGPPGFRLRELDALSRAGVVRFLGADIRVGTDEATGTFTATSPTVPGHTVHATALIEAYLPGPNLDRTEDPLLRHLHRAGALAEEVVVDDTHRHRSGRITVSLADGHLIDPGLGRPHPRRIALGAPTDSRAIAAFARPRTNAPAFRQNDTVARAVLRALDAGWEPHVGGPHVREPHVGGHGPHVREPHVAETHVAEAHMPEADVAKPVDCARVGT encoded by the coding sequence GTGAGCACCCGCACCCTGGTGATCGTCGGCGCGGGACCGCGCGCCACCGGACTGCTGGAGCGCATCGGCGCCAACGCACCCGAACTCTGGTCCGGCGCACATGAGTTGCGCGTCCATCTGGTGGACCCCCATCCGCCCGGTCCGGGCCGGGTCTGGCGGGACGAACAGTCGTCGCTGCTGCGGATGAACTCCATGGCCGAGGACGTCACCATGTTCACCGACGAGAGCTCCACCGTGGACGGCCCGGTGCGCCCGGGTCCCTCGCTGGCCGAGTGGGCCGCCCAGTTCGCCGCGCCGGACGCGCCGCGCTTCGCCCCGTACGCGGAGCCGGCCGACCCGGAGGTGCTCGCCGAACTCCGCACCCTGGTCCCGGCCGGCTTCCCGACCCGGCGCGCCCAAAGCGCCTATCTGGACTGGGTGTTCCGGCGGGCGCTGGCCGATCTGCCGCCCACGGTCACCGTCGAGTGGCACCGCACCACCGCGACCTCGGTCACCGGCCCGGCGGACGGCCCCCAGGAGGTCCGGCTGGCCGGCCGCAGCACCCCGCTCCGCGCCGACCTGGTGATACTGACCCAGGGGCATCTGGACTCGACTCCCGCACCGGCGCACCGGGTTCACACCGACTTCGCCCGCCGGCACGGGCGCTTCCATCTGCCGCCCGCCTTCTCCGCCGACGCCGATCTGTCGGGGCTGCGGCCCGGTGAGGACGTCGTGCTGCGCGGCTTCGGGCTGGCGTTCGTCGACCTGACGGTGCTGCTCACCGAGGGCCGGGGCGGCGCCTACCGGACCGAGCCGGACGGCACGCTGACCTACCTGCCCTCGGGCCGCGAACCCGTGCTGCACGTCGGGTCGCGGCGCGGGGTGCCGTACCACGCCAAGACCGGCTACCAGCTCCAGGGACCCCGGCCGCCACTCCCCCGCTACTTCGGCCCGGAGGCGGTCGACGCGCTGACCGCCGGGGGCGAGCCGCTGGACCTGCGGCGCGATGTGTGGCCGCTGATGGCCAAGGAGATCGGGTTCGGCCACTACCACGAGCTGTTCCACGCCCACCCCGAGCGCACCGCCATGCCCTGGCCGGAGTTCCTGGCCGCCTACGACCAATTCGGCTGGTATTCGGCACAGTTGGCCGGGCTGGTGGCCACCGCTGTGCCCGAGCCGGCCGACCGGCTGGACTTCGAGACGCTGGACCGGCCGCTGGACGGGCTCGTCTTCGACACCCCGGACGCCTTCCAGGAGCACCTGCGCGCCTACTTCCGCGAGGACCTGGCCCGCCGCGAGGACCCGGAGCACAGCGCCGACCTGGGCGCGTTCCTGGCGCTGCTCTCCCTGTACGGCCAGTTGCCCGGCCTGGTCGCCTCCGGACGGCTGACGGCACGCTCGCTGGCGGACGGGCTGGACGGCTGGTGGCAGGGGTTCTTCAACTTCCTCGCCTCCGGTCCGCCCGGCTTCCGGCTGCGCGAGCTGGACGCGCTGTCACGCGCCGGTGTGGTGCGCTTCCTCGGCGCGGACATCAGGGTCGGTACGGACGAGGCCACCGGCACCTTCACGGCGACCAGTCCCACGGTGCCGGGGCACACCGTGCACGCGACCGCGCTGATCGAGGCATATCTGCCGGGTCCGAACCTGGACCGCACCGAGGACCCGCTGCTGCGGCACCTGCACCGCGCCGGGGCGCTGGCGGAGGAGGTGGTCGTCGACGACACGCACCGGCACCGGTCCGGGCGGATCACCGTGTCCCTCGCCGACGGCCATCTGATCGACCCCGGCCTGGGCCGGCCGCACCCGCGCCGGATCGCCCTGGGCGCACCGACCGACAGCCGGGCCATCGCCGCCTTCGCCCGCCCACGCACCAACGCGCCCGCCTTCCGGCAGAACGACACGGTGGCGAGGGCGGTGCTGCGGGCGCTGGACGCGGGATGGGAGCCACATGTGGGAGGACCACATGTGCGGGAGCCACATGTGGGAGGGCACGGGCCACATGTGCGGGAGCCACATGTGGCCGAGACCCATGTGGCCGAGGCCCATATGCCGGAGGCCGATGTGGCGAAACCGGTCGACTGCGCGCGGGTCGGTACCTGA
- a CDS encoding GNAT family N-acetyltransferase, which translates to MPALSERSVVQVTVADPRVRPLLRELGEEYSARYGKDAHAELARYPDEEFTAPHGGVLLLLLEGGEPVAGGAFRRYDAGTAELKRIWTHSGHRRRGLAREVVAELEREARARGYRRIYLTTGPRQPEARALYLNTGYRPLFDTEADPESIGPLPFEKHLPRHPDPGTDLRTGKATAQ; encoded by the coding sequence CTGCCCGCCCTCTCCGAGCGGTCGGTCGTCCAGGTGACCGTCGCCGACCCACGGGTACGCCCCCTGCTGCGCGAACTCGGCGAGGAGTACTCCGCCCGCTACGGCAAGGACGCGCACGCGGAACTCGCCCGCTACCCCGACGAGGAGTTCACCGCGCCGCACGGCGGTGTCCTGCTGCTCCTCCTGGAGGGCGGCGAACCCGTCGCGGGCGGCGCCTTCCGCCGGTACGACGCGGGCACCGCCGAACTGAAGCGGATCTGGACCCACTCCGGCCACCGCCGCCGGGGTCTGGCCCGCGAGGTCGTCGCCGAGCTGGAACGCGAGGCGCGCGCCCGCGGCTACCGGCGGATCTACCTGACCACCGGACCCCGCCAGCCCGAGGCCCGCGCGCTGTACCTCAACACCGGCTACCGCCCGCTGTTCGACACCGAGGCCGACCCGGAGTCCATCGGCCCGCTGCCCTTCGAGAAGCACCTCCCGAGACACCCCGACCCCGGGACAGACCTCCGCACCGGAAAGGCCACCGCCCAGTGA
- a CDS encoding amino acid ABC transporter permease, which produces MATPSDVTSPSLLKPPAAAPPSDDAELPRIVPRRHLGRWIAAAVALLVLAMVLNSVVRNDAFQWQAVGQYFTTAAVLDGLLLTLWLTAAVMVLAFLLGTGIAVLRLSANPVLRTLSWGYVWIFRSTPLLVQLLFWFNIGALYPTLGVGIPFGPEFVTVKTVNLLGPTLTALIGLTLHETAYAAEVIRGGILSVDAGQTEAAQALGLGRVRTLRRIVVPQAMRSIVPTAGNMLIGTLKGTSIVSVLAVHDLLFSVQLIYNRTYQVIPLLLVATVWYIVVTSVLSVGQYHVERYYGRGAARDQAPAPLARLGPWLTVLRARTRRASLGGDR; this is translated from the coding sequence ATGGCCACGCCTTCCGATGTCACCTCCCCTTCCCTGCTGAAGCCCCCGGCGGCCGCGCCGCCCTCCGACGACGCCGAGCTGCCCCGGATCGTGCCGCGCCGGCACCTGGGCCGCTGGATCGCCGCGGCCGTCGCGCTGCTGGTCCTGGCCATGGTGCTGAACTCCGTGGTGCGCAACGACGCCTTCCAGTGGCAGGCGGTGGGGCAGTACTTCACCACCGCCGCCGTGCTCGACGGGCTGCTGCTCACCCTGTGGCTGACGGCCGCCGTGATGGTGCTGGCGTTCCTGCTCGGCACCGGCATCGCGGTGCTCCGCCTCTCCGCCAACCCCGTGCTGCGCACCCTGAGCTGGGGCTATGTGTGGATCTTCCGCTCGACCCCGCTGCTGGTGCAGCTGCTGTTCTGGTTCAACATCGGCGCGCTGTACCCGACGCTCGGCGTCGGCATCCCGTTCGGCCCCGAGTTCGTCACCGTCAAGACCGTGAACTTGCTCGGGCCGACCCTGACCGCGCTGATCGGCCTCACTCTGCACGAGACGGCGTACGCGGCCGAGGTGATCCGGGGCGGCATCCTCTCCGTGGACGCCGGGCAGACCGAGGCGGCGCAGGCGCTGGGCCTCGGCAGAGTGCGCACCCTGCGCCGGATCGTCGTGCCCCAGGCGATGCGCTCCATCGTGCCGACGGCCGGGAACATGCTGATCGGCACCCTGAAGGGCACCAGCATCGTCAGCGTGCTGGCCGTCCACGACCTGCTGTTCTCGGTCCAGTTGATCTACAACCGGACCTATCAGGTCATCCCGCTGCTGCTGGTCGCCACCGTCTGGTACATCGTGGTGACCTCCGTGCTCAGCGTGGGCCAGTACCACGTCGAGCGGTACTACGGGCGGGGCGCGGCCCGCGACCAGGCGCCCGCCCCGCTCGCCCGGCTCGGCCCCTGGCTGACCGTGCTGCGTGCCCGGACCCGCCGCGCCTCCCTCGGCGGTGACCGGTGA
- a CDS encoding LLM class flavin-dependent oxidoreductase, whose amino-acid sequence MPVEFLGIAATNDGSETTPRSGAAFDKDYTLRLARAHEDHGWDRVLFAYGSGSPDPAPAAAYIAARTERLQLLLAHRPNVSYPTFAAKTFATLDQISDGRLTVHFITGGNDHEQGREGDTLTKDERYTRTREYIGIVKKIWTTREAFDHEGEHYRFHDFVSDVFPVQQPRPGVSFGGSSSAAYAAGGAEADIYCLWGEPLAETAAQIEKVKAAAREAGRTDVPRIQVAFRPIIAPTEELAWEKAHRTVGAIKQRREAGLVRHRRGGAPENAGSQRLIAIAEAGERYDRALWTPTAAATGGAGNSNALVGTPETVAQALLDYYDLGVDILSARGYDLLGDAIDFGRHVIPIVREEVAKRDAARAAGTGPLTAVGE is encoded by the coding sequence ATGCCCGTGGAGTTCCTCGGCATAGCCGCGACCAACGACGGCTCCGAAACCACCCCGCGCTCGGGCGCGGCCTTCGACAAGGACTACACCCTCCGCCTCGCCCGAGCCCACGAGGACCACGGCTGGGACCGGGTGCTGTTCGCCTACGGCTCCGGCTCCCCGGACCCCGCGCCCGCCGCCGCGTACATCGCCGCCCGCACTGAGCGGCTCCAGCTCCTGCTCGCCCACCGGCCCAACGTCTCGTACCCCACCTTCGCCGCCAAGACCTTCGCCACCCTGGACCAGATCAGCGACGGCCGGCTCACCGTCCACTTCATCACCGGCGGCAACGACCACGAGCAGGGCCGCGAGGGCGACACCCTGACCAAGGACGAGCGGTACACCCGTACCCGCGAGTACATCGGCATCGTCAAGAAGATCTGGACCACCCGCGAGGCGTTCGACCACGAGGGTGAGCACTACCGGTTCCACGACTTCGTCAGCGACGTCTTCCCCGTCCAACAGCCGCGCCCCGGGGTCTCGTTCGGTGGGTCCTCGTCCGCCGCGTACGCCGCCGGAGGTGCCGAGGCCGACATCTACTGCCTGTGGGGCGAGCCGCTGGCCGAGACCGCCGCGCAGATCGAGAAGGTCAAGGCCGCCGCCCGCGAGGCCGGCCGCACCGATGTGCCCCGTATTCAGGTCGCCTTCCGTCCGATCATCGCCCCCACCGAGGAGCTGGCCTGGGAGAAGGCGCACCGCACGGTCGGCGCGATCAAGCAGCGCCGCGAGGCCGGCCTCGTCCGCCACCGCCGGGGCGGCGCCCCCGAGAACGCCGGCTCGCAGCGCCTGATCGCCATCGCCGAGGCCGGCGAGCGCTACGACCGCGCCCTGTGGACGCCGACCGCCGCCGCGACCGGCGGCGCGGGCAACTCGAACGCCCTGGTCGGCACCCCGGAGACGGTCGCCCAGGCCCTGCTCGACTACTACGACCTCGGCGTCGACATCCTCTCCGCGCGCGGCTACGACCTGCTCGGCGACGCCATCGACTTCGGCCGCCACGTCATCCCGATCGTCCGCGAGGAGGTCGCCAAGCGGGACGCCGCCCGCGCGGCCGGCACCGGCCCGCTCACGGCGGTGGGCGAGTGA
- a CDS encoding ABC transporter substrate-binding protein produces MSTTARRIALPALGLASALVLAACANPTDGGTAEVAAGKGTTTKINLSPDQHRVTTGRVAAIAAEVPEKIRKRGTLEIVDSSNSAAPLGFHATDNKTVIGVEPDLAYLVAGVLGLKPHLDTVSWENIFVGLDSAKYDVGFSNITVTEERKEKYDFATYREDNLGFATKKGSGLKVTGPAALAGRNVAVSSGTNQEKLLVEWSKENEKAGRGPIHIKYYQDESDTYLALRSGRIDVYVGPNPTAAYHAATTGQTEVVGTCSGAGATLQGLIAATTKKDSGLAKPLADALNHVIQNGTYAKVLKRWGLSDEAVTKSEINPPGLPKAGK; encoded by the coding sequence GTGTCCACCACCGCCCGCCGTATCGCCCTCCCCGCACTCGGCCTCGCCTCCGCCCTCGTCCTGGCCGCCTGCGCCAACCCCACCGACGGCGGCACGGCCGAGGTCGCGGCCGGCAAGGGCACCACCACGAAGATCAATCTCAGCCCCGACCAGCACCGGGTCACCACCGGCCGGGTCGCCGCCATCGCCGCCGAGGTCCCGGAGAAGATCCGCAAGAGAGGCACCCTGGAGATCGTCGACTCCTCCAACTCGGCCGCGCCACTGGGCTTCCACGCCACGGACAACAAGACCGTCATCGGCGTCGAACCCGATCTCGCGTACCTCGTCGCCGGAGTCCTCGGGCTCAAGCCGCACCTCGACACCGTCTCCTGGGAGAACATCTTCGTCGGCCTCGACAGCGCCAAGTACGACGTGGGCTTCAGCAACATCACGGTCACCGAGGAACGCAAGGAGAAGTACGACTTCGCCACCTACCGCGAGGACAACCTCGGCTTCGCGACCAAGAAGGGCAGCGGGCTGAAGGTCACCGGCCCCGCCGCCCTCGCCGGGCGGAACGTCGCCGTCTCCAGCGGCACCAACCAGGAGAAGCTCCTGGTCGAGTGGAGCAAGGAGAACGAGAAGGCGGGCCGGGGGCCCATCCACATCAAGTACTACCAGGACGAGAGCGACACCTACCTCGCCCTCCGCTCCGGCCGTATCGACGTCTACGTCGGCCCCAACCCGACCGCCGCCTACCACGCGGCGACCACCGGACAGACCGAGGTCGTCGGCACCTGCTCCGGTGCCGGTGCCACCCTCCAGGGCCTCATCGCGGCCACCACCAAGAAGGACAGCGGACTCGCCAAGCCGCTTGCCGACGCCCTCAACCACGTGATCCAGAACGGTACTTACGCGAAGGTGCTCAAGCGTTGGGGGCTGTCCGACGAGGCCGTGACCAAGTCCGAGATCAACCCGCCCGGCCTGCCCAAGGCCGGGAAGTAG
- a CDS encoding ABC transporter substrate-binding protein, giving the protein MKLPGIPGRPRPLVAAAALLPLLALTGCGSGDPADATAAGGSPAPTADPVAAVHKVGSAAALLPADVRAAGTLRIGSSVGAPPSAYYPNGSRTPQGQDIDIASAVAKVLGIRLERQDASFETILPALGSGKYDVGTGNFGVTTERLKTIDFVTYIDDGQGFAVKQGDTSFGKKITELTQLCGRTVGINAGTTFEATLAARKSVCAKAGKKPYEVKVYSENGATITALQQGRIDVIMSTINGLRYQAAQPAAHTAFLGEYHRLDVGFAFKKGSKLTKAFQAAVNELIKNGTYDRILKKWGTTGSAIDSSRISPPEHA; this is encoded by the coding sequence GTGAAGCTCCCCGGCATCCCCGGCCGCCCGCGCCCGCTCGTGGCCGCCGCCGCGCTCCTGCCCCTGCTGGCCCTGACCGGATGCGGCTCCGGCGACCCCGCCGACGCGACCGCCGCCGGCGGCTCGCCCGCCCCGACCGCCGACCCGGTCGCCGCCGTCCACAAGGTCGGCTCCGCCGCGGCGCTGCTGCCCGCCGACGTACGCGCGGCCGGCACCCTGCGCATCGGCAGCTCGGTCGGCGCGCCGCCCTCCGCGTACTACCCGAACGGCTCCCGCACCCCCCAGGGCCAGGACATCGACATCGCGTCGGCGGTCGCCAAGGTGCTCGGGATCAGGCTGGAGCGGCAGGACGCCTCCTTCGAGACCATCCTCCCCGCCCTCGGCAGCGGCAAGTACGACGTGGGCACCGGCAACTTCGGCGTCACCACCGAGCGTCTGAAGACCATCGACTTCGTCACCTACATCGACGACGGCCAGGGCTTCGCCGTCAAGCAGGGTGACACCTCCTTCGGCAAGAAGATCACCGAACTCACCCAGCTCTGCGGCCGCACCGTCGGCATCAACGCCGGCACCACCTTCGAGGCCACCCTCGCCGCGCGGAAGAGCGTGTGCGCCAAGGCCGGCAAGAAGCCGTACGAGGTGAAGGTGTACTCGGAGAACGGCGCGACGATCACCGCGCTCCAGCAGGGCCGTATCGACGTGATCATGTCGACCATCAACGGACTGCGCTACCAGGCCGCCCAGCCCGCCGCGCACACCGCGTTCCTCGGCGAGTACCACCGGCTCGACGTCGGCTTCGCCTTCAAGAAGGGCTCGAAGCTGACCAAGGCGTTCCAGGCGGCCGTCAACGAGCTGATCAAGAACGGCACTTACGACCGCATCCTCAAGAAGTGGGGCACCACCGGCTCCGCCATCGACAGCTCGCGGATCAGCCCGCCCGAGCACGCCTGA